GGTAGTCACGAAATTATGGTTAATTACTGTTTCAAAATACAAACCGAAAAAGCAAGAAAGAGTTATAAAAATACAAGGTTCCTGTAAAAAATTTGAATTTTTGTTTATAATTTGTTTAGATTCACTATTTTTGGAGCCACTTTGAATAATATTTGATTATCAGTATCGTTTCGAACATAACAAAATTTTCGACACAATGAAAAGAGCACCGTTTTATCTCCTGGCTTTGTCTTTTCTAATCATCTTTGACAGCTGTACTAACTCGGGAAACGGAGAACTAGTAGGAGTCAGAAGAAAATCCAAAGGGTTTTATCAACCCGATCCTTATGGAATGGTCTTTATACCTCAAGGTAGTTTTACCATGGGTACTGGGGATCAGGATATAACCTACGGACAGTTGCATGAACCAAAAACTGTTTCCGTTTCCGCCTATTTCATGGACGAGACGGAGATCACAAACAACGAATACCGTCAATTCGTTTACTGGGTGAGGGATTCCATTGCCCGGTGGATGCTCTATGATAATGGTATTACAGATCCTCCATACATCCTGACGGAAACGAAAAAAGGCGCCATTATTGATCCCCCGCGGGTCAACTGGGATGAAGATGTGCCATGGGATACCGATGAACCGGAAATTCAATCCGCATTGGAAGATATGTATCTTCCGGAACATGAAAGATATTTCCGTCGTAAGGAAGTAGATACCCGAAAATTATATTATGAATACTACTGGGTTGACCTGCAGGCTGCTGCCAGAAAAGATAATACAGTGGAAGGAAATGCTGAAGATGCTATGTTCTCCAACCGCCCACAAGGTATGCGCGACCGCTCGGTCTATGTCAGAAAAGAAATCATAAATGTTTACCCCGATACCCTTTGCTGGATCCACGATTATACATACTCCTTCAACGATCCCATGACAGAAAAATATTTCTGGCATGAAGCCTTCGATCACTACCCGGTTGTTGGTGTTAACTGGAAACAAGCCAGAGCTTTCTGTATCTGGAGAACTGAACTTCGAAACGGATATCTCAGAAGCAAAAAAGGTGAATCCGCTGTAGCCGAATTCCGCCTTCCTACTGAAACCGAATGGGAATGGGCTGCCAGAGGTGGTTACGAACTTAGCCCGTATCCCTGGGGCGGACCTTACACTCGTAACGATAAAGGCTGCTTCCTGGCCAATTTCAAACCTCTGCGCGGTAACTATATCGATGATGGTGGCCTCCGTACTGTGATTGTGGCTCACTATCCTCCCAACGACTGGGGGCTGTACGACATGGCAGGAAATGTCGCAGAATGGACCAACAGCGCTTTCGATCCCGTTTCCTACAATTTTACATGGGATATGAACCCCAATTATACCTATAATGCAAAAGAATCCGATC
The genomic region above belongs to Bacteroidota bacterium and contains:
- a CDS encoding SUMF1/EgtB/PvdO family nonheme iron enzyme — translated: MKRAPFYLLALSFLIIFDSCTNSGNGELVGVRRKSKGFYQPDPYGMVFIPQGSFTMGTGDQDITYGQLHEPKTVSVSAYFMDETEITNNEYRQFVYWVRDSIARWMLYDNGITDPPYILTETKKGAIIDPPRVNWDEDVPWDTDEPEIQSALEDMYLPEHERYFRRKEVDTRKLYYEYYWVDLQAAARKDNTVEGNAEDAMFSNRPQGMRDRSVYVRKEIINVYPDTLCWIHDYTYSFNDPMTEKYFWHEAFDHYPVVGVNWKQARAFCIWRTELRNGYLRSKKGESAVAEFRLPTETEWEWAARGGYELSPYPWGGPYTRNDKGCFLANFKPLRGNYIDDGGLRTVIVAHYPPNDWGLYDMAGNVAEWTNSAFDPVSYNFTWDMNPNYTYNAKESDPPAMKRKVIRGGSWKDIAYYLEVSTRSYEYQDTSKSYIGFRCMQPFLGRNKDDNPARASKVYN